A genomic segment from Leptospira congkakensis encodes:
- the pyrE gene encoding orotate phosphoribosyltransferase, with translation MSQKYRDQLFEWMKSYVYRFSETPFRLASGLESQHYLNCKEITLHPERLAILAECFVEEIIPKLDVEFQAVGGLTLGADPLAYSIALAYQKKGKLVYPLVVRKEAKGHGTGQQIEGFWKEIKSCLVVDDVITTGGSTLKAVQVLREVGISVTKGICILNREEGGAENLENSGIQMESIFRKSEFF, from the coding sequence GTGATCAACTCTTTGAGTGGATGAAATCGTATGTATATCGCTTTTCAGAGACTCCTTTTCGACTCGCCAGCGGCCTAGAATCCCAACATTATTTAAATTGTAAGGAAATCACTCTCCATCCGGAAAGGTTGGCCATATTAGCTGAGTGTTTTGTAGAAGAAATCATTCCGAAACTGGATGTCGAATTCCAGGCAGTGGGGGGACTCACTCTTGGCGCAGATCCTTTGGCCTATTCAATTGCTTTAGCTTATCAGAAGAAAGGGAAACTCGTTTACCCTTTGGTGGTAAGGAAAGAAGCAAAAGGTCATGGGACTGGCCAACAAATTGAAGGGTTCTGGAAGGAAATAAAATCTTGTTTGGTCGTTGATGACGTAATTACTACAGGTGGATCTACTCTGAAGGCAGTCCAAGTTTTGAGAGAAGTTGGAATTTCAGTGACGAAAGGTATCTGCATATTGAATCGGGAAGAGGGTGGTGCAGAAAACTTAGAAAACTCTGGAATTCAAATGGAGTCAATCTTTCGCAAAAGTGAGTTTTTTTAA
- a CDS encoding ABC transporter permease produces MKNVFYGFIFGYFKDHIPKIGLSILGISLGIALFVSTQINSWRAEQTVIDQMIGYSSENFIGRYVTNNQNQGASEDFLKLLDSQISENLKLEPELQTKAILTLPNGQIISLPVIGKDILLSQTLLQPQNRKDKIPKYLISQALADKLLLAENKEIISICDNDIIIKNEDFHILPADGIFLVMDIARLQSICNLNHHITSIWLIQDKNNHLPKNIQPIHSEDWTYESKETLIERAGIALSSLKINLTIVSLVSVLISFFMVSNMFTGIYLERKYEFGILLSIGTNKITNFLLFLTQAIVIGFLGGVVGTLFGIFIANTNLITTVNTITDSNQIRSYRDIPLSIIFTGLSISIFGSVLASIYNSYKTIQILPIDLIRERDLQKEKPFLGLSKRTNFLIAILFISFGIIFGLIRFAKQMAPGMVGVGFVIIGFVLLIFLIIPFLISILDKTLSKFHFSPSIEIGIKEIGTEPWKYGLTASTIMLSTSLVLTLTSLTDSYEHSLVRWVDAENKSDYSLINEKKLNSGDPGVPVALFESMKVNQNFQSIEPFYVDSKFIVNGKYFTLHVLNFENNYDKNQLIVSKNLCFLEKICKGDFVKISTDLNSQVSVRIQDQKEHFFSERGTIMMDYSFFQKNFNSKFLNSIRISKSSQLTHEETKTILQKLAKENELKYINIIELKKLYLEGMNQVFSILDTLKVSALIISILALTTSLVYFIKEKSKILAGLKAIGMDSFQMFQMIYSQALFLVTLGFFAGIFNSLILSPIVIFGINRNAFGWILDFQYPLQFVVKLPILIPLITFFICLLPFYFLKRMKISKELKYE; encoded by the coding sequence ATGAAAAACGTTTTTTACGGATTTATCTTTGGATATTTTAAGGATCATATCCCAAAAATTGGATTATCAATCCTTGGAATTAGTTTAGGAATTGCTCTTTTTGTAAGCACACAAATCAATTCTTGGCGAGCCGAACAAACGGTCATTGATCAAATGATCGGCTACTCTTCCGAAAATTTTATAGGGCGTTATGTAACCAACAACCAAAACCAAGGAGCCTCTGAAGATTTTTTAAAATTACTCGATTCGCAAATATCAGAAAATTTAAAACTTGAACCAGAGTTACAAACTAAAGCGATTCTCACTCTACCCAATGGCCAAATCATTAGTCTTCCCGTTATCGGAAAAGATATTCTTCTTTCTCAAACCTTACTACAACCTCAAAACAGAAAGGATAAAATTCCCAAGTATCTGATCAGCCAGGCACTTGCTGACAAACTCTTATTGGCAGAAAACAAAGAAATTATATCTATCTGCGACAACGATATTATCATAAAAAACGAAGACTTTCATATCTTACCCGCCGATGGTATCTTCCTAGTTATGGACATTGCAAGATTACAATCAATTTGTAATCTCAACCATCACATAACTTCAATATGGTTGATTCAGGACAAAAACAATCATTTACCCAAAAATATCCAGCCAATTCATTCAGAAGATTGGACTTATGAATCAAAAGAAACTTTGATCGAACGTGCAGGAATTGCATTAAGTTCTTTAAAAATTAACCTAACAATTGTATCTCTAGTTTCTGTTTTAATTTCTTTTTTTATGGTATCCAATATGTTTACCGGAATTTATCTCGAAAGAAAATATGAATTCGGAATTTTATTATCGATAGGCACAAACAAAATCACCAATTTTTTATTATTTTTAACACAAGCCATTGTCATCGGATTTTTGGGTGGAGTGGTGGGAACACTATTCGGAATTTTCATTGCAAACACAAACCTCATCACAACGGTTAACACAATTACTGACTCCAATCAAATCCGATCCTATAGGGACATTCCACTCTCCATAATTTTTACAGGACTCAGTATTTCGATTTTTGGTTCCGTATTGGCATCCATTTACAATTCCTATAAAACAATCCAGATACTTCCCATTGATCTTATCCGAGAACGTGATCTTCAAAAAGAAAAACCATTTTTAGGACTTTCAAAAAGAACAAACTTCTTAATAGCAATTTTATTCATCAGTTTTGGAATTATCTTTGGGTTGATTCGATTTGCAAAACAAATGGCTCCCGGGATGGTTGGAGTCGGGTTTGTCATCATTGGTTTTGTTTTATTAATTTTTCTAATAATCCCTTTTTTAATTAGTATTTTAGACAAAACTCTTTCTAAGTTTCATTTTTCCCCAAGTATTGAAATTGGGATCAAAGAGATTGGAACCGAACCATGGAAATATGGCCTCACGGCATCAACCATCATGCTATCAACTTCTCTTGTTCTCACGTTAACCAGTTTAACTGATAGTTACGAACATTCTTTGGTTCGCTGGGTTGATGCAGAAAACAAATCAGACTATTCATTAATTAATGAAAAAAAATTAAATTCGGGTGACCCAGGTGTTCCGGTTGCATTATTCGAATCCATGAAAGTAAACCAAAACTTTCAGTCTATAGAACCTTTCTATGTTGATTCCAAATTCATTGTCAACGGAAAGTATTTCACCTTACACGTATTAAATTTTGAAAACAACTATGACAAAAACCAATTGATCGTTTCAAAAAACCTTTGTTTTTTAGAGAAAATTTGTAAGGGGGATTTCGTAAAAATTAGTACAGACTTAAACTCTCAGGTCTCAGTAAGAATCCAAGACCAAAAAGAACATTTTTTCTCAGAAAGAGGAACGATAATGATGGATTATTCCTTTTTTCAAAAGAACTTCAATTCAAAGTTCCTTAATTCCATTCGAATTTCGAAAAGCAGCCAACTAACGCACGAGGAAACAAAAACAATTCTTCAAAAATTAGCAAAGGAAAATGAATTAAAATATATAAATATTATTGAACTTAAAAAACTATATTTAGAGGGAATGAACCAAGTATTTTCAATCTTAGATACATTAAAAGTTTCAGCTCTTATCATTTCAATCCTTGCCTTAACCACCTCACTGGTATATTTTATAAAAGAGAAATCAAAAATTTTAGCAGGACTCAAAGCAATTGGAATGGATTCGTTTCAAATGTTTCAGATGATTTATTCCCAAGCATTGTTCCTGGTTACCTTAGGTTTTTTTGCAGGTATATTCAATAGCCTCATCCTCTCCCCTATAGTCATTTTTGGAATCAATCGAAATGCCTTTGGATGGATTCTCGATTTCCAGTATCCGCTACAGTTTGTAGTAAAACTCCCGATTCTAATCCCCTTAATCACATTTTTTATTTGTCTTCTACCATTCTACTTTCTAAAACGAATGAAAATTTCAAAAGAACTAAAATATGAATAA
- a CDS encoding ABC transporter ATP-binding protein: protein MDEQKKESTTKIAIKMEHVDKTFRQGELTFPILKDISLEIAEKKLVTLMGPSGSGKSTLLNILSAIETADSGKIEVFGNQLSETTEQELTNYRRKTIGIVFQFFHLFPYLSALDNVALPLHLSGLTNSAAKKKAKETLSLVGLSHRQEFTPKEMSGGEKQRVSIARAIVHQPKLVFADEPTGNLDSSSSEMIMKLFETCVKELDISVFLVTHNEQIGQSGNINLHLLDGKIQSK from the coding sequence ATGGACGAACAAAAAAAAGAATCAACAACGAAAATTGCCATAAAAATGGAACATGTAGATAAAACCTTTAGGCAAGGTGAACTAACTTTTCCTATTTTGAAAGATATCTCCCTTGAAATTGCTGAGAAAAAACTAGTTACCCTTATGGGTCCGTCGGGTAGTGGGAAGTCAACTTTACTCAACATCCTGTCTGCAATTGAAACTGCAGACTCAGGTAAAATCGAAGTTTTTGGAAACCAGTTGTCCGAAACAACAGAACAGGAACTTACAAATTACAGACGCAAAACAATTGGTATAGTCTTTCAATTTTTTCACTTATTTCCTTATTTATCAGCACTTGATAATGTAGCTTTGCCTCTTCATCTCTCTGGACTCACAAATTCCGCTGCCAAAAAGAAAGCAAAAGAAACCCTTTCGTTAGTTGGGCTAAGTCACAGGCAAGAATTTACTCCTAAAGAAATGTCTGGCGGGGAAAAACAAAGAGTGTCCATCGCAAGGGCAATCGTCCACCAACCAAAGTTAGTTTTTGCTGATGAACCCACTGGAAATTTGGATTCATCCTCTTCCGAAATGATTATGAAATTATTCGAAACTTGTGTTAAAGAGTTGGATATATCTGTATTTCTTGTGACTCATAACGAACAAATTGGACAATCTGGTAACATAAATCTTCATCTGTTGGATGGGAAAATTCAATCAAAATGA
- a CDS encoding proton-conducting transporter membrane subunit, translated as MLEDERISIFRSVLVGISALSPLVIFLCSNYDVLSVDFPILVGLVIQAYIGFSSFMLVQSYEPKEKNKVTIGYIIFWSALGVCYLSGKSLILPIALEVTSFSTILIYSGTEFGKKQIESLGSLLLASGIAALFLSAWVMLPDGDNVGIILLLIGLLIKSGFSGFHLWIPKVNEGGPSHALGSFAGVLEVFPLLLFYRYVLPNQLDPIIYQILFPLAALGIFFGGITSFFHKDPKISLAYSSVESINFLWLCLIIAGMFQFSVDAELMNLSNSFRILFFLSLFHHCFSKTFQLFSIGMVARLKNSSSSDELKGIGRLLGISPLLVGAGTFSYAVLPGTLGFVSEATYFYLNARILDLPIGRSVFLLPSMIFIFFGIVLGGFAHIKLFMSLFLSTPSKDINIQPFGPKQRTWVIISLFSLALVIFIFPLVLPYFVRLPMLSPFVDEMLSEWFWIVSLVSYITVGTIFVFRMYDRYQLKRYGEPKTKNWDCGGGYSGHELSIPTSVFSEPLRNSLGRYFLNKLGESKIDTFLIKGITYFFKLGTRFVSATNHPKDEDVSKYLAISSMFLIFIFSLLILGDFGGL; from the coding sequence ATGTTAGAAGATGAAAGGATTTCAATCTTCAGGTCTGTTTTGGTGGGTATATCTGCGCTTTCTCCGTTAGTTATATTCTTATGCTCTAATTATGATGTTTTGTCGGTTGATTTTCCGATTTTGGTTGGTCTTGTCATTCAGGCTTATATCGGCTTTTCTTCTTTTATGTTGGTTCAGTCGTATGAACCAAAGGAAAAAAATAAAGTCACCATTGGTTATATAATTTTTTGGTCTGCTCTTGGTGTTTGTTATTTATCTGGCAAATCACTCATTCTTCCCATTGCTTTGGAAGTAACATCCTTCTCGACGATTCTAATTTATTCAGGAACGGAGTTTGGAAAAAAACAAATTGAAAGTTTAGGTTCCTTATTGTTGGCTTCTGGAATTGCCGCCTTATTTTTATCCGCTTGGGTCATGTTACCCGATGGTGACAACGTAGGGATTATACTTTTACTAATTGGTCTTTTGATTAAATCTGGATTTTCTGGATTTCATTTATGGATCCCTAAAGTGAATGAAGGTGGGCCGTCACATGCATTGGGTTCGTTTGCAGGTGTTTTGGAAGTTTTCCCTTTATTACTTTTTTATCGTTATGTTTTACCTAACCAGTTAGATCCTATCATATATCAAATTTTATTCCCACTTGCTGCTCTCGGGATTTTTTTCGGCGGAATCACTAGTTTCTTTCATAAAGACCCTAAAATTTCTTTAGCCTATAGTTCGGTTGAATCGATCAATTTTCTTTGGTTGTGTTTGATTATCGCGGGAATGTTTCAGTTTTCTGTAGATGCGGAACTTATGAATTTAAGTAATTCCTTTCGAATTTTATTTTTCTTAAGTTTGTTTCATCATTGTTTTTCTAAAACCTTTCAATTGTTTTCGATAGGTATGGTTGCTAGGCTCAAGAATTCAAGTTCTAGTGATGAATTAAAAGGAATTGGTCGGTTGCTTGGTATATCTCCTTTGTTAGTTGGGGCCGGAACATTTAGTTATGCCGTTCTACCTGGCACTTTGGGATTTGTTTCGGAAGCAACATACTTTTATTTGAATGCTCGAATATTGGATCTTCCCATTGGTCGTTCCGTTTTCCTTCTACCTTCTATGATTTTTATTTTCTTTGGGATTGTATTAGGCGGATTTGCGCATATAAAACTCTTTATGAGTTTGTTTTTGTCAACTCCGAGTAAAGATATTAATATCCAACCATTTGGCCCAAAACAACGAACATGGGTAATCATTTCTTTGTTTAGTTTGGCTTTAGTCATTTTTATTTTCCCATTAGTATTACCATACTTTGTAAGGTTACCAATGTTAAGTCCATTCGTTGATGAAATGTTAAGTGAATGGTTTTGGATAGTATCTTTGGTTTCTTATATTACGGTTGGGACTATTTTTGTTTTCCGCATGTATGACCGTTATCAGTTGAAACGATACGGGGAACCAAAAACAAAAAATTGGGATTGTGGAGGAGGGTATAGTGGTCACGAACTTTCCATTCCAACTTCCGTATTTTCGGAACCTTTGCGAAATTCTCTCGGTAGGTATTTTTTAAATAAACTTGGGGAATCCAAAATAGATACATTCCTAATCAAAGGAATTACATATTTTTTTAAATTAGGGACAAGGTTTGTTTCAGCAACCAATCATCCGAAAGATGAAGACGTTAGTAAATATTTGGCAATTTCCTCTATGTTTCTGATTTTTATTTTTTCTCTTCTGATTTTGGGCGATTTTGGGGGACTATAG
- a CDS encoding NADH-quinone oxidoreductase subunit H → MENTLYYIYLISLFLILPFLLTGIIRKVRAFAQGRRGPKLLQFFWEVDKSLRKTPISHTNLSDFTHLAPRVALFSALMIWSVVLFEWAPFILIPFFLALYRFAYVSFAMEGASSFGGMASGREILLSVMAEPTFILMILAAQSHIEISVSPQGALIGLLFLSLSFIAILAELAKPPFDDPRTHLELTMVHEAMILEASGKQLGAFDLASSIKLSTLLVFLVKLALEHSKLFENEGLGIFARELMIAPMVILLAIILGFWESNSVRRKWTWIPEFMGLTFIAILILGTLVKLS, encoded by the coding sequence ATGGAAAATACATTATATTATATTTATTTAATATCCTTGTTTCTGATACTTCCTTTTTTGCTAACGGGCATTATTCGGAAGGTTCGGGCATTCGCACAAGGTAGGCGGGGTCCAAAGTTACTTCAGTTCTTTTGGGAAGTTGATAAATCGCTACGGAAAACTCCGATTTCCCATACTAATTTATCTGATTTTACACATTTGGCACCGAGGGTGGCATTGTTTTCGGCGTTAATGATTTGGAGTGTGGTTCTTTTTGAATGGGCTCCTTTCATTCTGATTCCTTTTTTCCTTGCACTTTATAGATTCGCTTACGTGAGTTTTGCAATGGAAGGAGCGTCCTCTTTTGGAGGTATGGCCTCTGGTAGGGAAATTTTACTTTCTGTGATGGCAGAACCTACCTTTATCTTAATGATCCTTGCTGCTCAATCTCATATAGAAATTTCAGTGAGCCCACAAGGGGCATTGATTGGATTACTTTTTCTTTCTTTATCTTTTATTGCTATTTTGGCTGAACTCGCAAAACCTCCGTTTGATGATCCTAGAACTCATTTGGAGTTAACCATGGTCCATGAAGCAATGATTTTGGAAGCATCGGGAAAACAGTTGGGTGCATTTGATTTGGCAAGTTCTATAAAACTATCCACCTTGCTTGTTTTTCTGGTAAAATTGGCTTTGGAACATTCAAAGTTATTTGAAAATGAAGGATTAGGTATTTTTGCACGTGAACTCATGATTGCACCTATGGTGATACTACTTGCGATCATTCTTGGGTTTTGGGAATCAAATAGTGTCAGAAGGAAATGGACTTGGATTCCTGAGTTTATGGGGCTTACTTTTATAGCAATTTTGATATTGGGAACTTTGGTTAAATTGTCTTAA
- a CDS encoding formate hydrogenase: MIYDFIYLLLLLTGVVVLVENRLSRIIFFLSAQGFLLVFPVLQTHKEDWKHAISLIVMVVLFKGILTPWVLNWTANKSKMNESTAPRFGYLATLLFMVLGLVLAVKITEGVSVLSIPVHKIGLIYVILLVYVGILCFVVRRNWLALIAGFCVFENGIFVLTMVLDKGLPVGLEFGSFLDAILVIVSGGILQLSPHMHTKERKL; encoded by the coding sequence ATGATATACGATTTTATCTATCTATTGTTACTCCTCACCGGTGTTGTTGTTTTGGTTGAAAACCGATTGAGTCGAATTATATTTTTTTTGAGCGCACAAGGATTTCTGTTAGTTTTCCCTGTTTTGCAAACTCATAAAGAAGATTGGAAACATGCAATTTCACTCATTGTAATGGTCGTTTTGTTTAAAGGAATTCTCACTCCTTGGGTTCTTAACTGGACTGCGAATAAATCCAAAATGAACGAAAGTACAGCACCAAGGTTTGGATACTTGGCAACTTTGCTTTTTATGGTGCTTGGGCTTGTCCTTGCTGTCAAAATTACAGAAGGAGTTTCTGTTCTTTCTATTCCTGTTCATAAAATTGGACTCATTTACGTAATTTTACTCGTGTATGTTGGCATCCTTTGTTTTGTTGTTAGGCGAAACTGGCTTGCTCTCATCGCCGGATTTTGTGTTTTTGAAAATGGAATTTTTGTCCTTACCATGGTTTTGGATAAAGGCCTTCCTGTTGGACTTGAGTTTGGATCTTTTTTGGATGCTATTCTTGTTATTGTCTCTGGAGGAATTTTACAACTCTCTCCGCATATGCATACCAAGGAGAGAAAACTATGA
- a CDS encoding proton-conducting transporter membrane subunit — translation MMKELFYLSGVIAFLVIFFVSIFAPTKGQTRIWLWSLLKIGFFVSLFYSWFTDNIVLKWILIEASTLFGALLISSSGTERSFHVGWKFLLINSFALGLAFLGIVILLFASTPLENLDFNSLKQGLVGQSGLLIETGILLTVYGYSGKLGLVPNHFWVGDTYAESPSQISSLIASFVPVSVVLAIRPLVQLEREINPHAINAANGILFIGILTILYSTLILFSREDIRRISAKVALFHTGMLTLFLWLDVTDDMFYFLLSTTVLVKLLVFLSMGILRMDAGKRNISQILETSSLSHKALYMYLLALLVAFVFPLSPVFVLDLKVIEIAIKQKMFFLFLFPIVGAVFFFIALNKVLPLVRLPNRNFEPGVYGILQTRLVFFWFSFLFTVCVGTYGLTYLLAEYIWKR, via the coding sequence ATGATGAAAGAATTATTTTATCTTTCAGGTGTCATTGCCTTTCTTGTAATCTTTTTTGTTTCGATCTTTGCACCAACTAAGGGACAAACTCGGATCTGGCTTTGGAGCCTTTTGAAAATTGGTTTCTTTGTTTCATTATTCTATTCTTGGTTTACTGACAACATTGTTCTGAAATGGATTTTGATAGAAGCCTCAACCTTATTTGGTGCTTTGTTGATTTCCTCTAGTGGAACAGAACGTTCATTTCACGTTGGTTGGAAGTTTTTGTTAATCAACTCCTTTGCACTTGGTTTAGCATTTTTAGGAATTGTGATCTTACTTTTTGCATCAACTCCTTTGGAAAATTTAGATTTTAATTCTCTAAAACAAGGGTTAGTGGGTCAAAGTGGACTTTTGATTGAAACTGGGATTTTGCTAACTGTTTATGGATACAGTGGAAAACTGGGACTTGTGCCAAACCATTTTTGGGTAGGGGATACTTATGCTGAGAGTCCAAGCCAAATCTCTTCATTGATTGCGTCTTTTGTGCCAGTGAGTGTGGTTCTTGCCATTCGGCCACTCGTTCAGTTAGAAAGGGAAATTAATCCCCATGCGATCAATGCAGCCAACGGAATTCTTTTTATTGGAATTTTAACCATCCTTTATTCTACATTGATTTTATTTTCTCGTGAAGACATTCGTAGAATATCAGCAAAAGTTGCTCTTTTCCATACAGGGATGTTAACTTTGTTTTTATGGTTAGATGTAACTGATGATATGTTTTATTTTTTATTATCAACAACGGTTCTCGTAAAACTTTTAGTTTTTCTTTCTATGGGAATTTTGCGGATGGATGCTGGTAAAAGGAATATTTCTCAGATTTTAGAAACATCTTCTCTCAGTCATAAAGCGTTGTATATGTATTTACTGGCTCTACTGGTTGCCTTTGTGTTTCCTTTGTCTCCAGTTTTTGTTTTGGATTTAAAAGTTATTGAAATCGCCATCAAACAGAAAATGTTCTTTTTGTTTCTTTTTCCAATTGTAGGTGCTGTCTTTTTCTTTATTGCACTCAATAAAGTTTTACCTCTTGTTCGGTTGCCCAATCGCAATTTTGAACCGGGTGTTTACGGAATATTACAAACTCGTTTGGTATTCTTTTGGTTTAGTTTTTTGTTCACTGTATGTGTTGGTACATATGGTTTAACCTATTTATTGGCAGAATATATATGGAAAAGATAA
- a CDS encoding hydrogenase-4 subunit E, giving the protein MEKITGLTNFDGVYHQFVIRDQKMIREEVKSKKSNIDFLLDPQYPVWLVRHAFGQDMGLEDYSELKEEDYLSDNRGKTLSLHQKTGVVRDLSYHGLHVPFHEGNYSHAVGPIHAGIIEPGHFRFVVEGEVIRHLTIRLGFQHRAIREKMVGKSVLEVMPFSETISGDTSVGYATAFSKIYEEMYGISISKDISLFRSFLVELERIAVHIGDLGGISEDIGYYPLYGVCVTDRGAALGLMETWTGNRFGKAAVRPGRVRVNGRISAKQAKDAFFNLKKVYFKKVRPQILRALSVSTLKERMQGCGFISELDVEKHGFSGMVARMAGVSDDLRIGNPDYPGWVPLPLKEEHHHYNGDVWARMYIRYTEIEQSLKWIESHLDDLDFESLWSENDSAGKPSQWKEWKPKAGIYTASVEAWRGPVLVSLDFDTNGFVKNSYIRDPSVLNWHALELAVRGEQVGDFPLNNKSFNLSYVGFDL; this is encoded by the coding sequence ATGGAAAAGATAACAGGCCTTACTAATTTTGATGGTGTTTATCACCAGTTTGTCATCCGCGATCAAAAAATGATTCGGGAAGAAGTAAAATCTAAAAAAAGTAATATTGATTTTTTGTTAGATCCTCAGTATCCAGTTTGGCTTGTCCGTCATGCCTTTGGACAGGATATGGGTCTTGAAGATTATTCTGAATTAAAAGAAGAAGATTATTTATCTGATAACAGAGGAAAAACTCTCTCTCTCCATCAAAAAACCGGTGTTGTGAGGGATCTGAGTTATCATGGACTACATGTTCCTTTTCATGAAGGAAATTATTCTCATGCAGTAGGTCCAATCCATGCGGGAATCATTGAACCTGGACATTTTCGTTTTGTGGTGGAAGGAGAAGTGATTCGTCACCTAACCATTCGATTGGGTTTCCAACACAGAGCCATCCGAGAAAAAATGGTTGGTAAATCTGTATTGGAAGTTATGCCGTTTTCAGAGACAATTTCAGGTGATACTAGTGTTGGTTATGCGACCGCTTTTAGTAAAATCTACGAAGAAATGTATGGAATATCAATTTCAAAAGATATTAGCTTATTTCGTTCCTTTCTCGTTGAATTAGAACGAATTGCTGTTCATATCGGTGACTTGGGTGGTATTTCGGAGGATATTGGATATTATCCGTTGTATGGTGTCTGTGTCACAGATAGAGGGGCTGCCCTTGGTCTTATGGAAACATGGACTGGAAATCGATTTGGAAAAGCTGCAGTTCGTCCAGGAAGAGTTCGTGTCAATGGACGTATATCCGCCAAACAAGCAAAAGATGCTTTTTTCAATTTAAAGAAGGTTTATTTTAAGAAAGTTCGTCCTCAAATTTTACGGGCCCTTTCTGTTTCTACTTTAAAAGAAAGAATGCAAGGTTGTGGTTTTATTTCCGAACTGGATGTAGAAAAACATGGCTTTTCGGGAATGGTGGCTCGAATGGCCGGAGTCAGTGATGATTTAAGAATCGGGAATCCTGATTATCCAGGTTGGGTTCCTTTACCACTAAAGGAAGAACATCATCATTATAATGGAGATGTTTGGGCTCGTATGTACATTCGTTATACGGAAATTGAACAATCCTTAAAATGGATCGAATCACATTTGGATGACTTGGACTTTGAATCTTTATGGTCGGAAAATGATTCTGCTGGCAAACCAAGTCAGTGGAAAGAATGGAAACCAAAAGCGGGAATTTATACGGCAAGTGTGGAAGCATGGCGAGGCCCAGTTCTTGTTTCTTTAGATTTTGATACCAATGGATTTGTAAAAAATTCTTATATCCGTGATCCATCGGTTCTAAATTGGCATGCACTTGAACTCGCTGTTCGTGGAGAACAAGTTGGTGATTTTCCTTTGAACAATAAATCGTTTAATCTTAGTTATGTTGGGTTTGATTTATGA
- a CDS encoding hydrogenase-4 subunit G — protein MNFLYELKSFVFPKNVLNFNTASPIHPTSRGIPVPTAKLKEGNKSLSSSAEVCPTKAIRIVSETEVQFDYGKCLQCGLCTECSDGKLRNSGFIYTFALSRDELKVTYISGRMEKVSDLPSSLTANQEKFRELTKKRGFLYREVAAAGNNTVESELNASFNSVFDSEREGVRCVASPKHADAIVFSGPVGKNMVGPLETAWEVMAEPKALIACGTEAVSGGLFPMGNRPAEPDLYISGDPPRPDVILQGFRLLMGRFSFRFQEALHKILENE, from the coding sequence ATGAATTTTTTATATGAACTAAAAAGTTTTGTTTTTCCAAAAAATGTATTAAATTTTAATACAGCTTCTCCCATCCATCCTACAAGTCGCGGAATTCCCGTTCCTACGGCAAAGTTGAAGGAGGGAAACAAATCCTTATCCTCATCGGCAGAAGTTTGTCCTACAAAAGCAATTCGAATTGTATCGGAAACAGAAGTTCAATTTGATTACGGTAAATGTTTGCAATGTGGACTTTGTACAGAGTGTTCGGATGGAAAACTTAGGAACTCTGGTTTTATTTATACCTTTGCCTTAAGTCGTGATGAATTGAAAGTCACTTACATTTCTGGGCGAATGGAAAAAGTAAGCGACTTACCTTCTTCACTGACTGCAAATCAAGAGAAGTTCCGAGAATTAACCAAAAAAAGAGGATTCCTATACCGAGAGGTTGCCGCTGCAGGAAACAACACTGTGGAATCGGAACTGAATGCCTCTTTTAATTCAGTTTTTGATTCCGAAAGAGAAGGGGTTCGTTGTGTCGCAAGTCCCAAACATGCGGATGCTATTGTTTTTTCAGGGCCTGTCGGAAAGAATATGGTGGGTCCACTGGAGACAGCTTGGGAAGTGATGGCAGAACCGAAGGCACTCATTGCCTGCGGGACGGAAGCGGTGAGTGGGGGACTATTTCCCATGGGGAACCGACCTGCGGAACCAGATCTTTATATTTCAGGAGATCCCCCAAGACCAGACGTGATTTTACAAGGTTTTCGTCTTTTAATGGGAAGATTTTCCTTCCGGTTTCAAGAGGCGCTTCACAAAATTTTAGAGAATGAATAA